The nucleotide sequence TCACGTTTTACTGGTGGCGCCATATTTGGTAAGTTGATACCAACGCTTAATCCTAAGAATTCAAATAAAGGACGGTTGTTTTCGGCATCACGCTGTGCCAAGTAGTCATTGACGGTAACAACGTGAACGCCTTTACCTGATAGCGCATTTAAGTACGCAGGTAATGTTGCGGTTAATGTTTTACCTTCACCTGTACGCATTTCTGCAATACAACGTTCATTCAGAACCATACCACCGATTAACTGTACGTCGAAGTGACGCATACCAAAAACACGTTTACTGGCTTCACGCACTGTTGCAAACGCTTCTGGTAAAATATCTTCTTCTTTCTCACCGTTTTTTAAGCGCTCACGGAATTCATCTGTTTTCGCTTTTAGCTCATCATCTGTCAGCTTTTCAAATTCTGGCTCTAGTTTATTAATTTCAGCAACAACCTTGCGCATACGGCGGATTGAACGATCATTACGACTACCAAAAATTTTGGTTACAATTTTACCTAACATAAATCTTTATTCTCATTTATGGCGTAAAACGCCGAAAACAGCCTCTGTTTTTATTGATAAACAGAGATAATCATAATCTTATTAGATTAAGTGACTCAATTAAGCTGTTAGGTAAGGCCCTGCGCGAATACCACGGATTTGTGCAAGCCATAATCCGGTATGATAGGAAATTGTATTCTGTACTAAAACATAGCCAGAAAGAGGAAGGAGGCTTAATGCTGATGATGGAGTCTCTGTTAATAAGGCATACAGCGTATCAAGCATAACCGCTGCAACATTAGAAGCAGGTAACGGCTCATCTTTGGCTTTAACCATCAATTCGGGTGAATTAATGGTGAATGCAAAAGAGAGCTGTTTGATCACATTTTTTACTGCATGCTGTTGCCAGTAATTAAAGGTGAAGGATGAAGCAGGATTCTGTACACTTTGACGTAAGAATAAGTTATCAAACGCAATAATTGCCTGACTTTGACGGTTTTGAGAAGAAGGAGTATCTGTTTGCTGTGGATTTTCGGCATGAGCAGACAACAGCGAAGGTATTCCGATACCTGCTGCTACCATCCCTAAAAGCAGATGCGACCAAAAATATCGCCTGCCAAACTGTCGCCAAAAACTTATAATACTCATTAACCTTCGTTGCTCATTAATCTTTATTTTGTGGAGTCAAAATCTATGCGGGATAGTTACCCACAATCATTGGAAAAAATCTTCATTGAACTTGAAGGTTCCAACAAGAGTACACTACAACTTATACAACAGCGCGCAACGATTTTACTAAAATTAAATCGTGCCGTCATGGCTCTTTTACCCGTTCCTTTACGAGATAAGTGCCGTGTCGCAAATTATCGTAATGCTATTTTAATTATTGAAGTTGCAAACGCAAGTTGGTTAACTCGTTTACGTTATGAAACCCCGTCATTACTTTCCGCATTGAGACAAGAAATTTTACCATCCTTATCCTCAATAGACATCAAAATAAATCCGTCTTTAGGCGTAAAACAGGAAAAAAGATCTTTAATATCATCATTAAAAGAACAAAAGCCTAAAAAGAAACGTCACTTAAGTTTAGAAAGTGCGCAATCATTGAAGTATTTAGCTGAGAAAAGCCCAAAGAAATTAAGAGAGAGATTAGAACGGTTGGCTGCACTTGCCGGAGAGAGTACAAGTACAGCCAAAGATGAACGTTAATTAGAGATAATTAACGCGCTTTCCTTCGCAGGAATTAAGCAAAGACCATTGAGGGAGCTTTGAATGCCACTGGCATTTGCGCTTCGTCTTCAAATGTGACGAATTCCCACGCAGATTCTTTTGCTAATACAGCTTGGAGCAATTTATTGTTCAGTGCATGACCTGATTTAAACGCGGTGAATTCACCGATAATGTTATAGCCACACATAAATAAATCACCGATTGCATCCAACATTTTGTGACGAACAAATTCATCTTCAAAACGTAAGCCATCGTCGTTGAGAACACGATAGTCATCAACTACGATTGCACAATCGAAACTTCCGCCTAAACACAATCCTTTAGATTGTAGATATTCGATATCACGCATAAATCCAAATGTACGAGCACGGCTAATTTGGCTCATAAAAGATTCAGCGGAGAAATCTAATTTATAACGCTGCGTACTTGCATCAATGGCTGGGTGATTAAAATCGATAGTAAAATCTAATTTAAACCCGTTGTATGGGCGCATCTCTGCCCATTTATCGCCATCTTCTACACGTACTGTTTCTTTGATGCGAATGAATTTCTTCGCAGTACGAAGCTCTTCGATACCTGCATCAAGTAACAAGAAAACAAAAGGTGCCGCACTTCCATCCATAATTGGAATTTCAGGTGCATTCACTTCAATTACGATATTATCAATGCCTAAACCAGCCAGTGCTGCGTTTAAATGCTCAACGGTTGATATACGCACATCGTCTTCGTTGACTAAGCAAGTACATAACATAGTGTCACGAACTGATTTTGCGTCTGCTGGAAAATCCACCGGTGGATTTAAGTCAGTACGACGGTAGATGACCCCAGTATTTGCTGGCGCCGGACGCATTGTAAGCGTAACTTTTTTACCCGTGTGAAGTCCCACACCGGTTGCTTGTACAATTCGTTTTAATGTCCGTTGTTTGATCATC is from Proteus columbae and encodes:
- the secM gene encoding secA translation cis-regulator SecM — encoded protein: MSIISFWRQFGRRYFWSHLLLGMVAAGIGIPSLLSAHAENPQQTDTPSSQNRQSQAIIAFDNLFLRQSVQNPASSFTFNYWQQHAVKNVIKQLSFAFTINSPELMVKAKDEPLPASNVAAVMLDTLYALLTETPSSALSLLPLSGYVLVQNTISYHTGLWLAQIRGIRAGPYLTA
- a CDS encoding DUF721 domain-containing protein, translated to MRDSYPQSLEKIFIELEGSNKSTLQLIQQRATILLKLNRAVMALLPVPLRDKCRVANYRNAILIIEVANASWLTRLRYETPSLLSALRQEILPSLSSIDIKINPSLGVKQEKRSLISSLKEQKPKKKRHLSLESAQSLKYLAEKSPKKLRERLERLAALAGESTSTAKDER
- the lpxC gene encoding UDP-3-O-acyl-N-acetylglucosamine deacetylase gives rise to the protein MIKQRTLKRIVQATGVGLHTGKKVTLTMRPAPANTGVIYRRTDLNPPVDFPADAKSVRDTMLCTCLVNEDDVRISTVEHLNAALAGLGIDNIVIEVNAPEIPIMDGSAAPFVFLLLDAGIEELRTAKKFIRIKETVRVEDGDKWAEMRPYNGFKLDFTIDFNHPAIDASTQRYKLDFSAESFMSQISRARTFGFMRDIEYLQSKGLCLGGSFDCAIVVDDYRVLNDDGLRFEDEFVRHKMLDAIGDLFMCGYNIIGEFTAFKSGHALNNKLLQAVLAKESAWEFVTFEDEAQMPVAFKAPSMVFA